The following proteins are encoded in a genomic region of Thermococcus pacificus:
- a CDS encoding PD-(D/E)XK nuclease family protein — protein MENPDRLETFNREIRNRIAGRRSPRKIWVTSLSFCLRKAALSTYLETFKYERTGEMLLGTLLHRWVQENVDLEEIEFEVPLEYEITDGWVLVGRADAILGDKVLEFKLKGFNPENGPGSLDEMEEPSKIWKEQLNAYLNMAGLEEGYIYVFDRDGLDFRHFKVEREGEAFSKMLGRARVVINGVEALEQGKFPAWIRPRYSRECESCIFRPICGAIDKPWEKSR, from the coding sequence ATGGAAAACCCTGACAGGCTCGAAACGTTCAACCGGGAGATTAGGAACAGGATAGCAGGAAGGAGGTCGCCGAGGAAGATATGGGTGACCTCCCTGAGCTTCTGCCTCAGGAAGGCGGCGCTCTCGACGTATCTTGAGACCTTCAAGTACGAGCGCACCGGGGAGATGCTCCTCGGGACGCTGCTCCACAGGTGGGTTCAGGAGAACGTTGACCTGGAGGAGATAGAGTTCGAGGTGCCGTTGGAGTACGAGATCACGGACGGCTGGGTTCTTGTCGGAAGGGCGGACGCGATACTTGGGGACAAAGTTTTAGAGTTCAAGCTCAAGGGCTTCAACCCGGAGAACGGGCCCGGAAGCCTCGACGAGATGGAGGAGCCCTCGAAGATATGGAAGGAGCAGCTCAACGCCTACCTCAACATGGCCGGCCTGGAGGAGGGTTACATCTATGTCTTCGACAGGGACGGCCTCGACTTCAGGCACTTCAAAGTGGAGAGGGAGGGGGAGGCGTTCAGTAAGATGCTTGGACGCGCAAGGGTTGTGATAAACGGCGTGGAGGCCCTTGAGCAGGGGAAGTTCCCGGCATGGATAAGGCCGCGCTACTCCAGGGAATGCGAGTCGTGCATCTTCAGGCCGATATGCGGCGCTATAGACAAACCGTGGGAGAAGTCTAGATGA
- a CDS encoding RAMP superfamily CRISPR-associated protein, which yields MRVILKMKALEPISVGYESIGIETLLYSLPIVKEDGTALEVPVIPGNSLRGVLRDQMALQFLEDVKSAILESKNETEAPEKQESLNAHIGTLLSLFSGGILSGEEKAQGMPNIKEIMEKYVYPLLPLSIMGVALKKIIIPGKIKVGIGYPVTEETKPLLTDLGVSPNDSAPALSEITASVLITRKDDTNKVMQLKDLLNVEGEVEEAKAGDSAVQQRLYRQVVVPGTVFYSYVEDVIPMTDAEWGLVLKTLERLDKIGGRVAGGLGKVKIELSGIDNEKREAFIEAYTNYIGDNLNTILKALKTNPNDFFKSSPNSSESVKTNEKSPET from the coding sequence ATGAGGGTAATATTGAAGATGAAGGCTCTTGAGCCTATAAGCGTAGGGTATGAGTCCATAGGGATAGAAACCCTACTCTATTCCCTGCCTATAGTTAAGGAAGATGGCACTGCACTCGAGGTTCCAGTGATTCCGGGCAATAGCCTTAGAGGGGTTTTGAGAGATCAGATGGCGCTCCAGTTCCTGGAGGATGTAAAAAGTGCCATACTGGAATCGAAGAATGAAACTGAAGCTCCAGAAAAACAGGAGTCTTTAAATGCACACATCGGAACGCTCCTGTCTCTCTTTAGTGGAGGAATACTAAGCGGTGAAGAGAAAGCCCAGGGCATGCCCAACATCAAAGAGATAATGGAGAAGTACGTCTATCCTCTCCTGCCACTCTCTATAATGGGCGTTGCCCTAAAGAAAATAATCATCCCAGGAAAGATTAAGGTGGGCATTGGATATCCAGTTACTGAAGAAACAAAGCCCTTGCTGACTGATCTCGGGGTTTCTCCCAACGATAGTGCACCTGCTCTTTCAGAGATTACCGCTTCGGTTTTAATAACCCGCAAGGACGACACGAACAAAGTAATGCAACTAAAGGACCTGCTAAACGTTGAGGGTGAGGTTGAAGAGGCTAAAGCTGGAGACAGCGCAGTACAACAGAGGCTATACAGGCAGGTGGTTGTTCCAGGAACAGTATTCTACAGCTATGTCGAAGATGTAATCCCGATGACAGACGCAGAATGGGGCCTAGTTCTAAAGACCTTGGAACGCTTAGATAAGATCGGTGGCCGTGTTGCAGGAGGCCTTGGGAAAGTAAAAATCGAGCTCTCTGGTATTGACAACGAAAAAAGGGAAGCGTTTATTGAAGCTTATACTAACTACATCGGGGACAACTTAAACACCATATTAAAAGCACTGAAAACAAACCCCAACGACTTTTTCAAAAGCTCCCCGAATTCTAGCGAGAGTGTAAAAACCAATGAGAAAAGCCCAGAGACATGA
- the cas6 gene encoding CRISPR-associated endoribonuclease Cas6 encodes MRFLIRLLPENEPFKIPFNHQHYLQGLIYRRIQRLNPELSLSLHRPKVPKLFTYSLFMAEKRELAGDRSGLLGHGHGFFYFSTAVPEIAEAFIGGLLENPEVELWGERFTVREVKALYEPEKLSGRKFVTLSPVAVTTRKVQFGRPKSYDLSPAEPEFYELIRENLREKYVHLHGERPPEEFEMKVLSAKPKRFEVKPGIFQTAWHLVFRAKGDEGLLRAGYLAGFGEKNSIGFGMVKVDGRKPKVKKKWRGGERNRESKEA; translated from the coding sequence TTGAGGTTCCTAATAAGACTCCTGCCCGAGAATGAGCCCTTTAAAATCCCATTCAACCACCAGCACTACCTCCAGGGACTCATCTACCGCAGGATTCAGAGGCTCAACCCTGAGCTCAGCCTCTCCCTCCACAGACCCAAAGTTCCGAAGCTCTTCACATACTCGCTCTTTATGGCCGAGAAGAGGGAGCTTGCCGGGGACAGGAGTGGACTGCTTGGACACGGACACGGCTTCTTCTACTTCTCGACGGCGGTTCCGGAGATAGCGGAGGCCTTCATCGGGGGGCTCCTCGAAAACCCGGAAGTGGAACTCTGGGGAGAGCGCTTCACCGTCAGGGAAGTTAAGGCCCTCTACGAGCCGGAGAAGTTGAGCGGCCGGAAGTTCGTCACCCTCTCACCGGTGGCGGTAACGACAAGGAAGGTCCAGTTCGGAAGGCCGAAGAGCTACGACCTCTCCCCCGCGGAGCCGGAGTTCTACGAGCTGATAAGGGAGAACCTCAGGGAGAAGTACGTGCACCTCCACGGGGAGAGGCCGCCGGAGGAGTTCGAGATGAAGGTGCTGAGCGCAAAGCCCAAGCGCTTCGAGGTCAAGCCCGGCATCTTCCAGACGGCGTGGCACCTGGTCTTCCGCGCGAAGGGCGACGAAGGTCTGCTCAGAGCGGGTTACTTAGCCGGCTTCGGGGAGAAGAACTCGATAGGCTTTGGGATGGTGAAGGTTGATGGGAGGAAGCCGAAGGTGAAGAAGAAGTGGAGGGGAGGTGAAAGAAATCGGGAAAGTAAAGAGGCTTGA
- a CDS encoding RNA ligase partner protein: protein MRFVLDTSIFVNPEIRGKFGDNPTEAMRTFLGYAERLFGRVEFYMPPGIYREVMHFVDEEELLPEIELYIIKKPPNVHDIKIPAFVVYELIDDIRRRIDKGLRVAEKAVRESVIETDNVDRIIQKLRRNYRKALREGIVDSKEDFELILLAKELDATIVSADVGILTWAQKMGIKWVDAANFKEVLEGLSERLTKGKNL from the coding sequence ATGAGGTTCGTCCTCGACACGAGCATCTTTGTCAACCCGGAGATACGGGGGAAGTTCGGGGACAACCCTACCGAGGCCATGAGAACGTTCCTCGGTTACGCCGAGAGGCTCTTCGGGAGAGTGGAGTTCTATATGCCGCCCGGCATCTACCGTGAGGTCATGCACTTCGTCGATGAGGAGGAGCTCCTGCCCGAAATCGAGCTCTATATAATCAAGAAGCCGCCGAACGTGCACGACATCAAGATTCCCGCCTTCGTGGTCTACGAGCTCATCGATGACATAAGGCGGAGAATAGATAAGGGGCTCCGCGTTGCCGAGAAAGCAGTCCGCGAGAGTGTCATCGAGACGGACAACGTCGACAGGATAATCCAGAAGCTCAGGAGGAACTACCGCAAGGCACTCCGCGAGGGGATAGTGGACAGCAAGGAAGACTTTGAGCTTATACTCCTGGCCAAAGAGCTCGACGCGACAATAGTCTCCGCCGACGTCGGCATACTCACGTGGGCCCAGAAGATGGGCATCAAGTGGGTAGACGCGGCTAACTTCAAGGAGGTCCTTGAAGGCTTGTCCGAGAGGCTCACCAAAGGGAAAAATTTATAA
- a CDS encoding geranylgeranyl reductase family protein yields MSEMKYDVVVVGAGIAGPIVARNVAKAGYSVLLIDKKPAIGTPKQCAEGISIKVFDKYDIPYDKRYINREIYGARLYSPSGYELELRYNEVSGVILERKVFDKMLAYYAAKAGADVLARTEARDVIRKDGKVAGIKAKHEDEPVEIYADIIVAADGVESMIARKAGINTYAPPHEFDSSYEYEMLIEGYDPDLIHLWFGNEVAPRGYVWVFPKDEDRANVGIGINSDNPNTAKYYLDKWLKENNIPMSRILEVNVGIVPVGGFVKELAKDNVVVVGDAARQVNPMHGGGMAEAMEAGTIASKWIVKALEEENLSLLQNYTKEWWETDGKRLERVLKVRKVTEKLTDEDLDLFIQLLSGADAEKIAGGDYVEVIKALLKHPKVLMSKRRLSLLKQLL; encoded by the coding sequence ATGAGCGAGATGAAATACGACGTTGTCGTCGTAGGTGCCGGAATCGCCGGCCCGATTGTCGCTAGAAACGTTGCCAAAGCAGGTTACTCGGTTCTGCTCATCGATAAGAAGCCCGCCATCGGCACTCCAAAGCAGTGCGCCGAGGGCATAAGCATAAAGGTCTTCGACAAGTACGACATCCCCTACGACAAGCGCTACATCAACCGCGAAATCTACGGTGCCAGGCTCTACTCCCCGAGTGGCTACGAGCTTGAACTCCGCTATAATGAAGTGAGCGGTGTAATCCTTGAGAGGAAGGTCTTCGACAAGATGCTGGCCTACTATGCCGCCAAAGCAGGTGCAGATGTTCTCGCCAGGACTGAGGCCAGGGACGTCATAAGGAAGGACGGCAAGGTCGCAGGAATCAAGGCAAAGCACGAAGACGAGCCGGTCGAGATTTACGCGGACATTATCGTCGCGGCAGATGGCGTTGAGAGCATGATAGCGAGGAAGGCGGGAATAAACACCTACGCTCCCCCTCACGAGTTCGACTCAAGCTACGAATACGAGATGCTCATCGAGGGCTACGACCCCGACCTCATACACCTCTGGTTCGGCAACGAGGTTGCCCCAAGGGGCTACGTCTGGGTCTTCCCGAAGGACGAAGACAGGGCCAACGTTGGAATCGGCATCAACTCCGACAATCCAAACACCGCTAAATACTACCTCGACAAGTGGCTGAAGGAGAACAACATCCCAATGAGCAGAATACTCGAGGTCAATGTCGGCATTGTCCCCGTCGGCGGCTTCGTGAAGGAGCTTGCCAAGGACAACGTGGTCGTCGTTGGCGACGCGGCAAGGCAGGTCAACCCGATGCACGGTGGTGGAATGGCCGAGGCGATGGAGGCTGGAACCATAGCGAGCAAGTGGATAGTCAAGGCCCTCGAGGAGGAGAATCTCTCACTGCTCCAGAACTACACGAAGGAGTGGTGGGAAACCGACGGAAAGAGGCTTGAGAGAGTTCTCAAGGTCAGAAAGGTCACGGAGAAGCTGACGGATGAGGATCTCGACCTGTTCATCCAGCTCCTCAGCGGTGCTGACGCGGAGAAGATAGCCGGCGGCGACTACGTCGAGGTCATCAAAGCACTCCTCAAACACCCGAAGGTCCTCATGAGCAAGCGCAGGCTCTCCCTGCTCAAACAGCTCCTCTGA
- the topA gene encoding DNA topoisomerase I, whose amino-acid sequence MVTLIIAEKPNVARKIAYALAEGKPVRKTIGKVSYYEFTRDGKRVIVAPAVGHLFSLAPKVKTYGYPIFDIEWVPVYVAEKGKSYAKDYIKALATLAKQADEFVVACDYDTEGEVIGYTALKYACGVDPSKAKRMKFSALTKKDLLKAWYNLEPTINFGMADAGVARHVLDWYWGVNLSRALTSAIKRASGKWMVLSTGRVQGPTLKFLVDREKEIQNFKPTPYWVIKMLLEKNGEQYTATYEKERILDEEEAKRIVEEAKKGPAFVEKVEVKQQNRNPPAPFDLGTLQREAYSAFGYSPKKTLEIAQKLYEKSLTSYPRTSSQKLPKNLNFRAILQNLAKLPEYKPFAHALLGKENLKPVEGKKDDPAHPAIYPTGELPKPGDLTKDEQNIYDLVVRRFLALFMEPAVRETMKVIINSNNHRFILSGARTVKEGWLKVYGKYVKFDEVILPAFKEGEPVKVLQIKREKKKTKPPARYSPAAVIKKMEDLGIGTKATRAQILETLYSRGYIEGKRKIKVTPLGMRVVEALEKNVPDIVSVELTRAFEEKMEDIMAGKAEKEQVIEESKNQLVKILKVFKEKEMDIGKMLLESTGTGVTPSKSSARKGGAVKELSEEEEREVQRAVDGKASSENAESKKPAKKALVIGKCPKCGGDLVVRYNRKTGKRFVGCSNWPKCDVTYPLLQRGEIIPTDKTCCNGAPVVKIREGKKEYEICIDMNCRDWKKGKK is encoded by the coding sequence ATGGTCACACTCATCATCGCGGAGAAGCCCAACGTTGCCAGAAAGATCGCCTACGCCCTAGCAGAAGGAAAACCCGTGAGGAAAACGATAGGAAAGGTCTCCTACTACGAGTTCACCCGCGATGGGAAGCGGGTCATCGTCGCCCCTGCGGTTGGTCATCTCTTCTCCCTTGCCCCCAAAGTTAAGACCTACGGCTACCCAATCTTCGACATCGAATGGGTGCCCGTTTACGTCGCCGAGAAGGGGAAGAGCTATGCCAAGGACTACATCAAGGCCCTTGCGACACTTGCGAAGCAGGCTGATGAATTCGTCGTTGCCTGTGACTATGATACCGAGGGAGAGGTCATAGGCTACACAGCCCTCAAATACGCCTGCGGCGTTGACCCCTCGAAGGCAAAGCGCATGAAGTTCTCCGCTTTGACGAAGAAAGACCTCCTCAAAGCATGGTACAACCTCGAACCGACGATAAACTTTGGGATGGCCGACGCCGGCGTTGCGAGGCACGTCCTCGACTGGTACTGGGGCGTCAACCTTTCTCGTGCTCTCACCTCGGCCATAAAGCGCGCGAGCGGCAAGTGGATGGTTCTCTCAACTGGAAGGGTTCAGGGCCCCACCCTCAAGTTCCTCGTGGACAGAGAGAAGGAGATTCAGAACTTCAAGCCGACCCCTTACTGGGTCATCAAGATGCTCCTCGAGAAGAACGGCGAGCAGTACACCGCAACCTACGAGAAGGAGCGCATCCTTGACGAGGAGGAGGCGAAGCGCATCGTCGAGGAGGCGAAGAAAGGGCCTGCATTCGTTGAAAAGGTCGAGGTAAAGCAGCAGAACAGGAACCCACCGGCTCCATTCGACCTCGGAACCCTCCAGAGGGAGGCATACTCAGCGTTCGGATACAGCCCGAAGAAGACTTTAGAGATTGCACAGAAGCTGTATGAAAAATCTCTCACGAGCTATCCGCGCACCAGCTCACAGAAGCTCCCCAAGAACCTCAACTTCCGCGCCATACTTCAGAACCTGGCAAAGCTTCCCGAGTACAAGCCCTTCGCCCACGCCCTCCTTGGAAAGGAGAATCTCAAGCCCGTTGAGGGCAAGAAGGACGACCCTGCTCATCCGGCCATCTACCCCACAGGCGAACTTCCCAAGCCCGGCGACCTCACCAAGGATGAGCAGAACATCTATGACCTCGTTGTCAGGCGCTTTTTGGCCCTCTTCATGGAGCCAGCTGTCAGAGAGACGATGAAAGTCATCATAAACTCCAACAACCACCGCTTCATCCTGAGCGGCGCGAGAACGGTCAAAGAGGGCTGGCTGAAGGTCTACGGCAAATACGTCAAGTTCGACGAGGTTATCCTCCCGGCCTTCAAGGAGGGTGAACCCGTAAAGGTTCTCCAGATAAAGCGCGAAAAGAAGAAGACGAAGCCTCCAGCCCGCTACTCTCCGGCGGCAGTGATAAAGAAGATGGAGGATTTGGGTATCGGAACCAAGGCCACGCGTGCCCAGATACTCGAGACGCTCTACAGCAGGGGCTACATCGAGGGCAAGAGGAAGATAAAGGTGACCCCGCTCGGAATGCGCGTCGTTGAGGCCCTTGAGAAGAATGTTCCAGATATAGTCAGCGTCGAGCTAACCAGGGCCTTCGAGGAGAAGATGGAGGATATAATGGCCGGAAAAGCTGAAAAAGAGCAGGTCATTGAGGAGAGCAAGAACCAGCTGGTTAAAATCCTTAAGGTCTTCAAGGAGAAGGAGATGGACATCGGGAAGATGCTCCTTGAGAGCACCGGAACTGGTGTTACTCCGTCCAAATCTTCGGCGAGGAAGGGGGGCGCGGTTAAAGAGCTGAGTGAGGAAGAAGAGCGCGAGGTTCAGAGGGCCGTTGATGGGAAAGCCAGTTCTGAGAACGCGGAGAGCAAAAAGCCCGCGAAAAAGGCGCTCGTCATCGGCAAGTGTCCCAAGTGCGGCGGCGACCTGGTAGTTCGCTACAACCGGAAAACGGGGAAGCGCTTCGTCGGCTGCTCGAACTGGCCCAAGTGCGACGTAACTTATCCCCTCCTCCAGCGCGGCGAAATAATCCCTACCGATAAGACCTGCTGCAACGGTGCCCCCGTCGTCAAAATCCGCGAGGGAAAGAAGGAGTACGAGATATGCATCGACATGAACTGCAGGGACTGGAAGAAGGGAAAGAAATGA
- a CDS encoding DUF362 domain-containing protein, which yields MPEKIRVVVNEDRCYLCGGCAGVCPALAIEVHSSGWEFLQDKCISCRICINACPVGALSAEPLEVKE from the coding sequence ATGCCGGAGAAGATTAGAGTCGTTGTAAACGAAGACCGCTGCTACCTCTGCGGCGGTTGCGCCGGTGTCTGTCCGGCCCTGGCAATAGAGGTCCACTCAAGCGGCTGGGAGTTTCTGCAGGACAAGTGCATAAGCTGCAGGATATGTATCAACGCCTGTCCGGTAGGAGCGCTCAGCGCTGAGCCGCTGGAGGTGAAAGAATGA
- a CDS encoding dicarboxylate/amino acid:cation symporter, protein MSILKRYISIPLPYRVGVAFLLGVTFGLVLWYYDMANGSNLGQGVATYVSPFGAVLVRMLKMVVIPIVFFSLIVGSSGLSPKKLGRVGGKVILWYMLTSFLAAVIGVGIAMFVHPGQGVAVDVEKLGSSMEEGGPSITPPSGLTDLILKMFTNPFEALANGEFLPIIVFALLFGLAARVLLDHTQNETERKQIQSILDFASGANSVMFKIVSWILEYFPIGVFSLAVVNFGLYGPSIIGPYLKAVLGVISGIAIMVFIIYPILLSLILKENPIDFFKRAKEVMITSFFTRSSAATLPVTIKTAIESFKIKKELAEFSLPVGATINMNGVCIHLPMWAVFATDVFNIDLTVSSLVIIIITTVLSAIGTGGVPGGSLMLLFIVLGTLGLEPNQIATIVALALGVNPLIDMFETMNNVTGDLCCTYIVAKKEGMIDE, encoded by the coding sequence GTGAGTATACTAAAAAGGTATATCAGTATACCTCTGCCATATAGGGTTGGCGTTGCATTTTTGTTGGGTGTCACATTTGGACTGGTTCTGTGGTATTATGACATGGCTAATGGAAGCAATCTCGGTCAAGGGGTAGCAACTTATGTCTCCCCATTTGGTGCAGTGCTGGTAAGGATGCTCAAAATGGTCGTTATCCCTATAGTGTTCTTCTCTCTTATAGTGGGATCTTCGGGACTTTCACCAAAGAAGCTAGGAAGAGTCGGTGGAAAGGTAATTTTGTGGTACATGCTCACCTCATTTCTTGCGGCTGTTATTGGGGTAGGTATTGCAATGTTTGTACACCCGGGGCAAGGCGTTGCAGTTGATGTAGAGAAGCTGGGGAGTTCCATGGAGGAAGGAGGCCCCTCGATAACTCCACCATCGGGGTTAACAGACTTAATTCTTAAAATGTTCACAAACCCCTTTGAGGCACTGGCAAATGGCGAATTCCTCCCAATAATAGTCTTTGCACTCCTGTTTGGTCTTGCGGCCAGGGTTCTGCTTGACCATACCCAAAACGAAACCGAGAGAAAACAGATCCAGTCAATACTTGATTTTGCCTCAGGTGCGAACTCAGTAATGTTCAAAATAGTTTCTTGGATTTTGGAGTACTTCCCAATAGGTGTGTTCTCACTGGCAGTTGTCAATTTTGGACTTTATGGACCCTCAATAATTGGACCCTACCTAAAGGCAGTTTTGGGAGTTATCTCAGGGATTGCCATAATGGTATTCATCATTTACCCCATCTTGCTTTCACTTATCCTCAAAGAGAACCCAATTGACTTCTTCAAGAGGGCTAAAGAGGTCATGATAACCTCGTTCTTCACCAGAAGCAGTGCCGCTACACTTCCGGTTACCATTAAAACTGCGATAGAGTCATTTAAGATAAAGAAAGAGCTTGCAGAATTTTCTCTTCCCGTTGGTGCAACAATAAACATGAATGGAGTGTGTATACACCTTCCGATGTGGGCTGTCTTCGCAACGGATGTTTTTAACATTGACCTCACAGTTAGCTCCTTAGTAATAATCATAATAACCACCGTTTTATCGGCAATAGGTACAGGAGGAGTCCCCGGAGGAAGTTTAATGCTTCTCTTCATAGTACTTGGGACACTCGGTCTTGAGCCCAACCAGATAGCAACAATAGTTGCCCTTGCTCTGGGAGTCAATCCCCTCATAGACATGTTTGAGACCATGAACAATGTCACTGGAGACCTATGTTGTACGTATATTGTCGCCAAGAAAGAGGGCATGATCGACGAGTAA
- the pdo gene encoding protein disulfide oxidoreductase — protein sequence MGLISDADKKVIKEEFFSKLTNPVKIIGFTGREHCQYCDQLKQLVQELSELTDKLTYEFHDFDTPEGKEVAEKYRIDRAPAVTITQDGKDMGVRYFGLPAGHEFGSFLEDIVDVSNATTDLMPESKEELAKIDRDVRILVFVTPTCPYCPLAVRMAHKFAIENTNAGKGKILGDMVEAIEYPEWADQYSVMAVPKIVIQVDGEDKVQFEGAYPEKMFLEKLLAALE from the coding sequence ATGGGACTGATTAGCGATGCCGACAAGAAGGTAATAAAGGAGGAGTTCTTCTCCAAGCTGACCAACCCGGTCAAGATCATCGGATTCACGGGCAGGGAGCACTGCCAGTACTGCGACCAGCTCAAGCAGCTCGTCCAGGAGCTCAGCGAGCTCACCGACAAGCTCACCTATGAGTTCCACGACTTCGACACGCCGGAGGGCAAGGAGGTCGCCGAGAAGTACAGGATAGACCGCGCCCCGGCCGTCACCATAACCCAGGACGGCAAGGACATGGGCGTCCGCTACTTTGGCCTTCCAGCTGGCCACGAGTTCGGTTCCTTCCTTGAGGACATAGTAGACGTCAGCAACGCGACCACCGACCTCATGCCCGAGAGCAAGGAGGAGCTCGCCAAGATCGACAGGGACGTCAGGATACTCGTCTTCGTCACTCCGACCTGCCCGTACTGCCCGCTCGCAGTCAGGATGGCCCACAAGTTCGCCATCGAGAACACCAACGCCGGCAAGGGCAAGATACTCGGCGACATGGTCGAGGCCATCGAGTATCCTGAGTGGGCCGACCAGTACAGCGTCATGGCCGTCCCGAAGATCGTCATACAGGTCGACGGCGAGGACAAGGTCCAGTTCGAGGGTGCCTACCCGGAGAAGATGTTCCTTGAGAAGCTCCTCGCCGCCCTCGAGTGA
- a CDS encoding radical SAM/SPASM domain-containing protein, which produces MHVSIATNGTLLTKENVKKLEEHGLDFIQISLDGTKDTHEAFRGIPGIYERTVEGIKNAVESGITTCISMTATKLNYKDVPKVMDLAEELGVNYFMLYNFIPTGRGTFDIDLTAEEREELLEMLWKKLNDESTKVSFLSTAPYYARIALQHEKYYLATHFYNARLEGRLTALADFVGGCGAGRFYMSLKPNGDMQPCVFFPLKLGNIKEFKNGDEFLEFWRTNEVLERLRDKDKLEICGNCNYKYVCGGCRAKGLRLLQRLLGPRSRMHNCLLYVQEKERGTWEYWKFPMTRCRQENQWVRV; this is translated from the coding sequence ATGCACGTTTCAATCGCAACAAATGGAACTCTTCTGACAAAGGAGAACGTTAAAAAGCTTGAAGAACACGGCTTAGACTTCATTCAGATAAGTTTAGATGGAACCAAAGACACCCACGAAGCCTTTAGGGGAATTCCCGGAATTTATGAAAGAACTGTGGAAGGCATAAAAAACGCCGTTGAAAGTGGAATAACAACTTGCATATCAATGACCGCTACAAAGCTTAACTATAAGGACGTCCCAAAGGTCATGGATTTGGCGGAAGAGCTTGGCGTTAACTATTTCATGTTATACAATTTTATTCCAACAGGAAGGGGAACTTTTGATATTGATCTAACTGCAGAAGAGAGGGAAGAACTTTTGGAAATGCTTTGGAAAAAGCTTAACGACGAGAGCACAAAGGTAAGCTTCCTTTCTACAGCCCCGTACTATGCGAGAATTGCCCTACAGCACGAGAAGTATTACTTGGCAACACACTTTTATAATGCTAGGCTTGAAGGTCGCTTAACGGCTTTGGCAGACTTTGTAGGGGGTTGTGGTGCGGGAAGGTTTTACATGAGCCTAAAGCCCAATGGTGACATGCAGCCGTGTGTTTTCTTCCCACTTAAGCTTGGGAACATAAAAGAATTCAAGAATGGCGATGAATTCTTAGAGTTTTGGAGGACTAACGAAGTTTTAGAAAGGCTTAGGGATAAAGATAAACTTGAGATTTGTGGAAACTGCAATTATAAGTATGTTTGCGGGGGTTGCAGGGCAAAGGGCTTACGCTTACTTCAGAGATTACTTGGCCCCAGATCCCGGATGCATAATTGCCTACTCTATGTTCAAGAAAAAGAAAGAGGAACTTGGGAATATTGGAAGTTTCCAATGACAAGATGCCGCCAGGAGAATCAGTGGGTGAGGGTATGA
- the surR gene encoding sulfur metabolism transcriptional regulator SurR — protein MPETEPDVFYILGNKVRRDLLSHLTCTECYFSFLSSKVSVSSTAVAKHLKIMEREGILKSYEREGPFLGPARKYYEINISKTFVTTITPHIFWYRGLDLNEASTEKATIDISTVDTESGDLYTQIESFLQLTRELDKILSLLQAVEHKRDKLMARIKETYLNEIGDMTQLAILHYVLLNGEATIDELSDRLNLKEREVLVKAQELERFVPLKIKDNTIKIDEERLKQRIGGENDAGED, from the coding sequence ATGCCTGAAACCGAACCGGATGTGTTTTATATCCTGGGAAACAAGGTCCGCAGGGACCTCCTGAGCCATTTAACCTGTACAGAGTGCTACTTCAGCTTTCTAAGCAGTAAAGTCAGCGTTTCTTCAACCGCTGTTGCCAAGCACCTCAAGATAATGGAACGCGAGGGCATTCTGAAGTCATACGAGAGAGAGGGCCCCTTCCTCGGGCCCGCGAGGAAGTACTACGAGATCAACATCTCAAAGACCTTCGTGACCACGATAACTCCCCACATATTCTGGTACAGGGGTCTCGACCTCAATGAGGCCTCCACGGAAAAGGCCACCATCGACATATCGACAGTGGATACTGAGAGCGGCGACCTCTACACCCAGATAGAGAGCTTCCTCCAGCTGACCAGGGAGCTCGATAAAATCCTGTCTCTTCTCCAGGCCGTGGAACACAAGAGGGACAAGCTCATGGCCCGGATCAAGGAGACCTACCTCAATGAGATAGGCGACATGACCCAGCTTGCTATACTCCACTACGTCCTTCTCAACGGAGAAGCCACAATAGACGAGCTCAGCGACAGGCTCAACCTCAAGGAGAGGGAAGTCCTCGTAAAGGCACAGGAACTGGAGAGATTCGTTCCGTTAAAAATAAAAGACAATACCATCAAGATTGACGAAGAAAGGTTAAAACAAAGAATTGGCGGTGAAAACGATGCCGGAGAAGATTAG